One segment of Anomalospiza imberbis isolate Cuckoo-Finch-1a 21T00152 chromosome 2, ASM3175350v1, whole genome shotgun sequence DNA contains the following:
- the PRSS23 gene encoding serine protease 23 produces MAALSTLILLLCAAQDVMPSSPHWKPTWPSYRVPVILPQSTLNLDKPQFDAEARLEVVSPCGPACHKSSPLPTYEEVKNYLSYETLYANGSLTETEVGIYILSNGGDGSRGRSRTKRQIYGYDSRFSIFGKDFLLNYPFSTSVKLSTGCTGTLVAEKHVLTAAHCIHDGKSYVKGAQKLRVGFLKPKQKDGGKGSNITNSAMPEKMKFQWIRVKRTHVPKGWIKGNANDIGMDYDYALLELKKPHKRKFMKIGVSPPARHLPGGRIHFSGYDNDRPGNLVYRFCDVKDETYDLLYQQCDAQPGASGSGVYVRMWKRQNHKWERKIIGIFSGHQWVDMNGTPQDFNVAVRITPLKYAQICYWIKGNYLDCREG; encoded by the coding sequence ATGGCAGCCCTGTCCACTTTAATCCTTCTTTTGTGTGCTGCTCAAGATGTGATGCCTTCCAGTCCTCACTGGAAGCCAACCTGGCCATCTTACAGAGTACCCGTTATCCTGCCACAGTCTACCCTGAACTTGGACAAACCACAGTTTGATGCTGAAGCCAGACTGGAAGTGGTATCTCCATGTGGCCCAGCATGCCACAAAAGTTCTCCTCTGCCAACTTATGAAGAAGTGAAGAACTACCTGTCCTATGAAACCTTGTATGCTAATGGCAGCCTCACTGAAACTGAAGTGGGCATATATATTCTGAGCAACGGCGGCGATGGGTCTCGAGGCAGATCTCGAACTAAGAGGCAGATCTATGGCTATGACAGCAGGTTTAGCATTTTTGGGAAAGACTTCTTGTTGAATTACCCATTCTCCACATCGGTGAAGCTCTCTACAGGTTGCACGGGGACACTGGTGGCTGAAAAGCATGTTCTTACTGCCGCTCATTGTATCCATGATGGAAAGAGTTATGTCAAAGGAGCTCAGAAACTGCGGGTGGGGTTCCTAAAGCCCAAACAGAAGGATGGCGGCAAAGGGTCCAATATCACCAACTCGGCAATGCCTGAGAAAATGAAATTCCAATGGATCCGAGTGAAACGGACGCATGTCCCCAAAGGATGGATCAAAGGCAATGCCAATGACATTGGCATGGATTATGACTATGCCCTGTTAGAGCTGAAGAAGCCACATAAAAGAAAGTTTATGAAGATAGGTGTGAGCCCACCAGCAAGACACTTACCTGGAGGGAGGATTCACTTCTCTGGCTACGACAATGACCGTCCGGGAAACCTGGTTTACCGTTTTTGTGATGTCAAAGATGAAACGTACGACCTGTTGTACCAGCAGTGCGATGCCCAGCCGGGTGCCAGTGGATCTGGGGTGTATGTGAGGATGTGGAAGAGGCAGAATCACAAATGGGAACGTAAAATTATTGGTATATTTTCAGGCCATCAGTGGGTGGACATGAATGGCACCCCGCAGGATTTCAATGTAGCTGTTCGCATTACACCCCTCAAATACGCACAGATCTGTTACTGGATCAAAGGCAACTACCTTGACTGCAGGGAAGGATAA